In one window of Oncorhynchus kisutch isolate 150728-3 linkage group LG16, Okis_V2, whole genome shotgun sequence DNA:
- the LOC109884924 gene encoding E3 ubiquitin-protein ligase TRIM21 isoform X1: MRRRFSKSGVKTPKTSEPQGVAIPMSAERPQTSSVASSLPTPSLAAALARRRFTLSGAADSQNQGLTVYSRMPFSRSFLSEDQFQCSICLDIFINPASTPCGHSFCMACIGRHWDGAKLCQCPLCKETFKKRPDLQINRTLREITEQFKSMSGASRLGSGTWRGVLGAGGGGGGGGGGRGGGEDRDHQDPSTIEREWMDTKTQLHMSEAEIHQLILQRQRKMEEIMSSLAQLQLSVEREAAGVMCVFSALVCAVERSQAELMEVIEISRRLAEHQADDVIRQLEQEVNELRKRSHALSQLAQSDDYVHCKKSYPALCTPPPIRDWSGVSVNSDLGTGPIYTSLSVLVQRFQEEISRMVQFGVQVPVESSPIPQPKVKQVQEYAVDVAMDSSTAHPRLILSGDGKMVKCGDRHQPVPHNSERFDRVVCVLGREGFSSGQHYWEVEVGGKTDWDLGVASRSINRKGKITVSPSNGYWFLSLRDKHNYVFRTDPSTELLLDLRPQKIGLYVDYEKGQVSFYNVDAKLHIYTFLASFCESVFPFFSPCTNKSGKNDGALVITPVLLMDTHPLQPNDCDEVNI, translated from the exons ATGCGAAGACGGTTCTCGAAGTCGGGGGTAAAGACCCCAAAAACCTCTGAACCCCAGG GAGTGGCTATCCCGATGTCTGCTGAACGACCCCAAACTTCCTCTGTAGCCTCCTCGCTTCCCACCCCAAGCCTTGCTGCAGCGCTAGCCCGGCGAAGGTTCACCCTGAGTGGGGCAGCTGACAGCCAGAACCAAGGACTGACGGTCTACAGCAG AATGCCATTCTCTCGTAGCTTCCTGTCTGAAGACCAGTTCCAGTGTTCCATCTGTCTGGATATCTTCATAAATCCCGCCTCCACTCCATGTGGACACTCCTTCTGCATGGCCTGCATTG GTCGGCACTGGGACGGTGCTAAACTCTGCCAGTGTCCTCTCTGCAAAGAGACCTTTAAGAAGCGTCCGGACCTCCAGATTAACCGGACCCTCAGGGAGATCACAGAGCAGTTCAAGTCCATGTCCGGGGCGTCTCGGTTGGGCAGCGGGACGTGGAGAGGTGTCCTGGGGGCTGGAG gaggaggaggaggaggaggaggaggaaggggagggggagaggacagagaccatCAGGATCCCAGCACCATAGAGAGGGAGTGGATGGACACTAAG accCAGCTACATATGTCCGAGGCAGAGATCCATCAGCTGAttctacagagacagaggaagatggAGGAGATAATGTCATCACTGGCTCAACTACAG CTTTCAGTGGAACGTGAGGCGGCAGGCGTTATGTGTGTGTTCAGTGCGTTGGTGTGCGCGGTTGAGAGGTCGCAGGCTGAGCTCATGGAGGTGATTGAGATTAGTAGGAGGTTGGCAGAGCACCAGGCGGACGATGTGATTCGTCAGCTAGAACAGGAAGTGAATGAGCTCAGGAAGAGAAGCCACGCCCTCTCCCAGCTGGCCCAATCAGACGACTACGTTCATTGTAAAAAG AGCTACCCTGCACTCTGCACccctccaccaatcagagactggtCTGGGGTGTCGGTGAACTCTGACCTGGGAACGGGGCCCATCTATACATCGCTGTCTGTCCTGGTCCAACGTTTCCAGGAAGAGATCAGCAGGATGGTTCAATTTG GCGTACAAGTTCCAGTAGAATCCTCTCCAATACCACAGCCCA AGGTGAAGCAGGTACAGGAGTATGCAG TGGACGTGGCTATGGACTCAAGCACCGCCCACCCCAGGCTCATCCTATCAGGAGACGGGAAAATG GTAAAATGTGGGGACCGTCACCAGCCGGTACCTCATAACTCTGAGAGGTTTGACCGTGTCGTGTGTGTTCTGGGTCGAGAAGGGTTCTCCTCAGGTCAACACTATTGGGAG GTGGAGGTGGGCGGGAAGACTGACTGGGATCTGGGCGTGGCCAGCCGCTCCATCAACAGGAAGGGGAAGATAACGGTATCTCCTAGCAACGGCTACTGGTTCCTCAGCCTCAGAGATAAACACAACTATGTGTTCCGGACAGATCCCTCCACTGAGCTGCTTCTCGACCTCAGACCCCAGAAGATCGGGCTGTATGTGGATTATGAGAAAGGGCAG GTATCGTTCTACAACGTGGACGCTAAGCTCCACATCTACACCTTCCTGGCCTCCTTCTGTGAGTCCGTGTTCCCGTTCTTCAGTCCCTGCACCAACAAGTCAGGCAAGAACGACGGAGCCCTCGTCATCACTCCAGTACTGCTCATGGACACCCATCCACTACAACCCAATGATTGTGATGAAGTGAACATCTGA
- the LOC109884924 gene encoding E3 ubiquitin-protein ligase TRIM21 isoform X2: MRRRFSKSGVKTPKTSEPQGVAIPMSAERPQTSSVASSLPTPSLAAALARRRFTLSGAADSQNQGLTVYSRMPFSRSFLSEDQFQCSICLDIFINPASTPCGHSFCMACIGRHWDGAKLCQCPLCKETFKKRPDLQINRTLREITEQFKSMSGASRLGSGTWRGVLGAGGGGGGGGGRGGGEDRDHQDPSTIEREWMDTKTQLHMSEAEIHQLILQRQRKMEEIMSSLAQLQLSVEREAAGVMCVFSALVCAVERSQAELMEVIEISRRLAEHQADDVIRQLEQEVNELRKRSHALSQLAQSDDYVHCKKSYPALCTPPPIRDWSGVSVNSDLGTGPIYTSLSVLVQRFQEEISRMVQFGVQVPVESSPIPQPKVKQVQEYAVDVAMDSSTAHPRLILSGDGKMVKCGDRHQPVPHNSERFDRVVCVLGREGFSSGQHYWEVEVGGKTDWDLGVASRSINRKGKITVSPSNGYWFLSLRDKHNYVFRTDPSTELLLDLRPQKIGLYVDYEKGQVSFYNVDAKLHIYTFLASFCESVFPFFSPCTNKSGKNDGALVITPVLLMDTHPLQPNDCDEVNI; this comes from the exons ATGCGAAGACGGTTCTCGAAGTCGGGGGTAAAGACCCCAAAAACCTCTGAACCCCAGG GAGTGGCTATCCCGATGTCTGCTGAACGACCCCAAACTTCCTCTGTAGCCTCCTCGCTTCCCACCCCAAGCCTTGCTGCAGCGCTAGCCCGGCGAAGGTTCACCCTGAGTGGGGCAGCTGACAGCCAGAACCAAGGACTGACGGTCTACAGCAG AATGCCATTCTCTCGTAGCTTCCTGTCTGAAGACCAGTTCCAGTGTTCCATCTGTCTGGATATCTTCATAAATCCCGCCTCCACTCCATGTGGACACTCCTTCTGCATGGCCTGCATTG GTCGGCACTGGGACGGTGCTAAACTCTGCCAGTGTCCTCTCTGCAAAGAGACCTTTAAGAAGCGTCCGGACCTCCAGATTAACCGGACCCTCAGGGAGATCACAGAGCAGTTCAAGTCCATGTCCGGGGCGTCTCGGTTGGGCAGCGGGACGTGGAGAGGTGTCCTGGGGGCTGGAG gaggaggaggaggaggaggaggaaggggagggggagaggacagagaccatCAGGATCCCAGCACCATAGAGAGGGAGTGGATGGACACTAAG accCAGCTACATATGTCCGAGGCAGAGATCCATCAGCTGAttctacagagacagaggaagatggAGGAGATAATGTCATCACTGGCTCAACTACAG CTTTCAGTGGAACGTGAGGCGGCAGGCGTTATGTGTGTGTTCAGTGCGTTGGTGTGCGCGGTTGAGAGGTCGCAGGCTGAGCTCATGGAGGTGATTGAGATTAGTAGGAGGTTGGCAGAGCACCAGGCGGACGATGTGATTCGTCAGCTAGAACAGGAAGTGAATGAGCTCAGGAAGAGAAGCCACGCCCTCTCCCAGCTGGCCCAATCAGACGACTACGTTCATTGTAAAAAG AGCTACCCTGCACTCTGCACccctccaccaatcagagactggtCTGGGGTGTCGGTGAACTCTGACCTGGGAACGGGGCCCATCTATACATCGCTGTCTGTCCTGGTCCAACGTTTCCAGGAAGAGATCAGCAGGATGGTTCAATTTG GCGTACAAGTTCCAGTAGAATCCTCTCCAATACCACAGCCCA AGGTGAAGCAGGTACAGGAGTATGCAG TGGACGTGGCTATGGACTCAAGCACCGCCCACCCCAGGCTCATCCTATCAGGAGACGGGAAAATG GTAAAATGTGGGGACCGTCACCAGCCGGTACCTCATAACTCTGAGAGGTTTGACCGTGTCGTGTGTGTTCTGGGTCGAGAAGGGTTCTCCTCAGGTCAACACTATTGGGAG GTGGAGGTGGGCGGGAAGACTGACTGGGATCTGGGCGTGGCCAGCCGCTCCATCAACAGGAAGGGGAAGATAACGGTATCTCCTAGCAACGGCTACTGGTTCCTCAGCCTCAGAGATAAACACAACTATGTGTTCCGGACAGATCCCTCCACTGAGCTGCTTCTCGACCTCAGACCCCAGAAGATCGGGCTGTATGTGGATTATGAGAAAGGGCAG GTATCGTTCTACAACGTGGACGCTAAGCTCCACATCTACACCTTCCTGGCCTCCTTCTGTGAGTCCGTGTTCCCGTTCTTCAGTCCCTGCACCAACAAGTCAGGCAAGAACGACGGAGCCCTCGTCATCACTCCAGTACTGCTCATGGACACCCATCCACTACAACCCAATGATTGTGATGAAGTGAACATCTGA
- the LOC109884924 gene encoding E3 ubiquitin-protein ligase TRIM58 isoform X4 — protein MRRRFSKSGVKTPKTSEPQGVAIPMSAERPQTSSVASSLPTPSLAAALARRRFTLSGAADSQNQGLTVYSRMPFSRSFLSEDQFQCSICLDIFINPASTPCGHSFCMACIGRHWDGAKLCQCPLCKETFKKRPDLQINRTLREITEQFKSMSGASRLGSGTWRGVLGAGGGGGGGGGGRGGGEDRDHQDPSTIEREWMDTKTQLHMSEAEIHQLILQRQRKMEEIMSSLAQLQLSVEREAAGVMCVFSALVCAVERSQAELMEVIEISRRLAEHQADDVIRQLEQEVNELRKRSHALSQLAQSDDYVHCKKSYPALCTPPPIRDWSGVSVNSDLGTGPIYTSLSVLVQRFQEEISRMVQFGVQVPVESSPIPQPKVKQVQEYAVDVAMDSSTAHPRLILSGDGKMVKCGDRHQPVPHNSERFDRVVCVLGREGFSSGQHYWEVEVGGKTDWDLGVASRSINRKGKITVSPSNGYWFLSLRDKHNYVFRTDPSTELLLDLRPQKIGLYVDYEKGQVSFYNMD, from the exons ATGCGAAGACGGTTCTCGAAGTCGGGGGTAAAGACCCCAAAAACCTCTGAACCCCAGG GAGTGGCTATCCCGATGTCTGCTGAACGACCCCAAACTTCCTCTGTAGCCTCCTCGCTTCCCACCCCAAGCCTTGCTGCAGCGCTAGCCCGGCGAAGGTTCACCCTGAGTGGGGCAGCTGACAGCCAGAACCAAGGACTGACGGTCTACAGCAG AATGCCATTCTCTCGTAGCTTCCTGTCTGAAGACCAGTTCCAGTGTTCCATCTGTCTGGATATCTTCATAAATCCCGCCTCCACTCCATGTGGACACTCCTTCTGCATGGCCTGCATTG GTCGGCACTGGGACGGTGCTAAACTCTGCCAGTGTCCTCTCTGCAAAGAGACCTTTAAGAAGCGTCCGGACCTCCAGATTAACCGGACCCTCAGGGAGATCACAGAGCAGTTCAAGTCCATGTCCGGGGCGTCTCGGTTGGGCAGCGGGACGTGGAGAGGTGTCCTGGGGGCTGGAG gaggaggaggaggaggaggaggaggaaggggagggggagaggacagagaccatCAGGATCCCAGCACCATAGAGAGGGAGTGGATGGACACTAAG accCAGCTACATATGTCCGAGGCAGAGATCCATCAGCTGAttctacagagacagaggaagatggAGGAGATAATGTCATCACTGGCTCAACTACAG CTTTCAGTGGAACGTGAGGCGGCAGGCGTTATGTGTGTGTTCAGTGCGTTGGTGTGCGCGGTTGAGAGGTCGCAGGCTGAGCTCATGGAGGTGATTGAGATTAGTAGGAGGTTGGCAGAGCACCAGGCGGACGATGTGATTCGTCAGCTAGAACAGGAAGTGAATGAGCTCAGGAAGAGAAGCCACGCCCTCTCCCAGCTGGCCCAATCAGACGACTACGTTCATTGTAAAAAG AGCTACCCTGCACTCTGCACccctccaccaatcagagactggtCTGGGGTGTCGGTGAACTCTGACCTGGGAACGGGGCCCATCTATACATCGCTGTCTGTCCTGGTCCAACGTTTCCAGGAAGAGATCAGCAGGATGGTTCAATTTG GCGTACAAGTTCCAGTAGAATCCTCTCCAATACCACAGCCCA AGGTGAAGCAGGTACAGGAGTATGCAG TGGACGTGGCTATGGACTCAAGCACCGCCCACCCCAGGCTCATCCTATCAGGAGACGGGAAAATG GTAAAATGTGGGGACCGTCACCAGCCGGTACCTCATAACTCTGAGAGGTTTGACCGTGTCGTGTGTGTTCTGGGTCGAGAAGGGTTCTCCTCAGGTCAACACTATTGGGAG GTGGAGGTGGGCGGGAAGACTGACTGGGATCTGGGCGTGGCCAGCCGCTCCATCAACAGGAAGGGGAAGATAACGGTATCTCCTAGCAACGGCTACTGGTTCCTCAGCCTCAGAGATAAACACAACTATGTGTTCCGGACAGATCCCTCCACTGAGCTGCTTCTCGACCTCAGACCCCAGAAGATCGGGCTGTATGTGGATTATGAGAAAGGGCAG GTATCGTTCTACAACATGGACTAa
- the LOC109884924 gene encoding E3 ubiquitin-protein ligase TRIM58 isoform X3 produces MRRRFSKSGVKTPKTSEPQGVAIPMSAERPQTSSVASSLPTPSLAAALARRRFTLSGAADSQNQGLTVYSRMPFSRSFLSEDQFQCSICLDIFINPASTPCGHSFCMACIGRHWDGAKLCQCPLCKETFKKRPDLQINRTLREITEQFKSMSGASRLGSGTWRGVLGAGGGGGGGGGGRGGGEDRDHQDPSTIEREWMDTKTQLHMSEAEIHQLILQRQRKMEEIMSSLAQLQLSVEREAAGVMCVFSALVCAVERSQAELMEVIEISRRLAEHQADDVIRQLEQEVNELRKRSHALSQLAQSDDYVHCKKSYPALCTPPPIRDWSGVSVNSDLGTGPIYTSLSVLVQRFQEEISRMVQFGVQVPVESSPIPQPKVKQVQEYAVDVAMDSSTAHPRLILSGDGKMVKCGDRHQPVPHNSERFDRVVCVLGREGFSSGQHYWEVEVGGKTDWDLGVASRSINRKGKITVSPSNGYWFLSLRDKHNYVFRTDPSTELLLDLRPQKIGLYVDYEKGQVSFYNVD; encoded by the exons ATGCGAAGACGGTTCTCGAAGTCGGGGGTAAAGACCCCAAAAACCTCTGAACCCCAGG GAGTGGCTATCCCGATGTCTGCTGAACGACCCCAAACTTCCTCTGTAGCCTCCTCGCTTCCCACCCCAAGCCTTGCTGCAGCGCTAGCCCGGCGAAGGTTCACCCTGAGTGGGGCAGCTGACAGCCAGAACCAAGGACTGACGGTCTACAGCAG AATGCCATTCTCTCGTAGCTTCCTGTCTGAAGACCAGTTCCAGTGTTCCATCTGTCTGGATATCTTCATAAATCCCGCCTCCACTCCATGTGGACACTCCTTCTGCATGGCCTGCATTG GTCGGCACTGGGACGGTGCTAAACTCTGCCAGTGTCCTCTCTGCAAAGAGACCTTTAAGAAGCGTCCGGACCTCCAGATTAACCGGACCCTCAGGGAGATCACAGAGCAGTTCAAGTCCATGTCCGGGGCGTCTCGGTTGGGCAGCGGGACGTGGAGAGGTGTCCTGGGGGCTGGAG gaggaggaggaggaggaggaggaggaaggggagggggagaggacagagaccatCAGGATCCCAGCACCATAGAGAGGGAGTGGATGGACACTAAG accCAGCTACATATGTCCGAGGCAGAGATCCATCAGCTGAttctacagagacagaggaagatggAGGAGATAATGTCATCACTGGCTCAACTACAG CTTTCAGTGGAACGTGAGGCGGCAGGCGTTATGTGTGTGTTCAGTGCGTTGGTGTGCGCGGTTGAGAGGTCGCAGGCTGAGCTCATGGAGGTGATTGAGATTAGTAGGAGGTTGGCAGAGCACCAGGCGGACGATGTGATTCGTCAGCTAGAACAGGAAGTGAATGAGCTCAGGAAGAGAAGCCACGCCCTCTCCCAGCTGGCCCAATCAGACGACTACGTTCATTGTAAAAAG AGCTACCCTGCACTCTGCACccctccaccaatcagagactggtCTGGGGTGTCGGTGAACTCTGACCTGGGAACGGGGCCCATCTATACATCGCTGTCTGTCCTGGTCCAACGTTTCCAGGAAGAGATCAGCAGGATGGTTCAATTTG GCGTACAAGTTCCAGTAGAATCCTCTCCAATACCACAGCCCA AGGTGAAGCAGGTACAGGAGTATGCAG TGGACGTGGCTATGGACTCAAGCACCGCCCACCCCAGGCTCATCCTATCAGGAGACGGGAAAATG GTAAAATGTGGGGACCGTCACCAGCCGGTACCTCATAACTCTGAGAGGTTTGACCGTGTCGTGTGTGTTCTGGGTCGAGAAGGGTTCTCCTCAGGTCAACACTATTGGGAG GTGGAGGTGGGCGGGAAGACTGACTGGGATCTGGGCGTGGCCAGCCGCTCCATCAACAGGAAGGGGAAGATAACGGTATCTCCTAGCAACGGCTACTGGTTCCTCAGCCTCAGAGATAAACACAACTATGTGTTCCGGACAGATCCCTCCACTGAGCTGCTTCTCGACCTCAGACCCCAGAAGATCGGGCTGTATGTGGATTATGAGAAAGGGCAG GTATCGTTCTACAACGTGGACTAa